GTCCTGCTTTTTCAGGGGGACGCAGATTATGGAGAGGATGTTATAAAGCATCACGCTCTCCGAGCCGGAGAAACGGGGATCGGTCTTGGCGTCAGAGGTCAGGGTACCTTCCCCGCTTTCCAGCACCTGGGTCAGGATGGTCTGGGATATCTCGTCGGGGTTTTCTATGGGCCGGCGCTGGAAGTTGCGGGCCACCTTCACCACCAGCTCACCCGAAGGCTGTTCCTTTATCATCAGCAGGCCCCGCTCGGCCTTGGTGGTGGATATCACCAGGTCCATCACCCGATTGAACAGCTCCTCCGGTTCCTGGATGGAGTTGATCACCTGGCTGATGTCATAAAGGGCCAGCATCCCTTCTTTGTCGACTTGTTTTAATTCCTCGGTAGACATTTTATTTTTATCTGATTTTATTATGGAATGATAAAAGTTGCTTCGGAAGCGGCAGTATTCCCGTCATTGTCAGTGGTTCTTACTAACCAGGTATAACCGCCGGAAATAAGAGTGGCATTGCAGTTAACGCTGGAGACACTGGCTGTGCCCAAGGACCATTTTAACTGGGTGCCTTGCCATATCTCAACTGTGATATCCACCACGCTGGCTACAGCGTTGTTCCAACTTAACTTACCTGGCAAAGTCAATGCCGCTCCGTTGTTAGGTATAAGGTTTGTCGGAACAGAGCTGAACAATGGAACAGTTGCCTGCAATGGAGCCAGATCTTCGCTTGGTTCCATTAAAAAAGAAACCGGCTCCCCTATGATCCAGGTTTCAGAATCGGGCGTGGCCACATAAATAAGGGCCAGGCTCAGATCCCAGATATACGCTATGCTGAAAGAATCCACCGGGCTTGGCGTA
This sequence is a window from bacterium. Protein-coding genes within it:
- a CDS encoding GAF domain-containing protein; translated protein: MSTEELKQVDKEGMLALYDISQVINSIQEPEELFNRVMDLVISTTKAERGLLMIKEQPSGELVVKVARNFQRRPIENPDEISQTILTQVLESGEGTLTSDAKTDPRFSGSESVMLYNILSIICVPLKKQDQTIGLIYVDSRTTRNVFTERDKVFLAAFANMAAISIENARLQARLRQENLILKEEISRQYRF